One genomic region from Bacillus sp. SLBN-46 encodes:
- the fdhD gene encoding formate dehydrogenase accessory sulfurtransferase FdhD → MDQPMKLESNIWRYEDGAIQRVTDTIVTEYPITIVLNDQEFATLVCSPEHIEELVVGFLASEGIIRSVTEIKELTIIETTGRAIVKTHKVNKLNELFHSKRVVTSCCGKSRQSFYFYNDARTVKPLDNVDAKISIDQCFHLMRQMQESSVIFQDTGGVHNAALCDTNGIIVDRTDIGRHNALDKIYGHCLQNSISLSDKIIVFSGRISSEVLLKVAKIGCGIVLSKSAPTELALRLAEELQITTVGFLRNHSLNIYTRPDRIEVQGVQSLT, encoded by the coding sequence ATGGATCAGCCAATGAAACTTGAAAGCAATATATGGCGGTATGAGGACGGTGCCATACAAAGAGTAACGGATACCATCGTTACGGAATATCCGATTACCATTGTTCTGAATGACCAAGAATTCGCTACACTTGTTTGCAGCCCTGAACACATTGAAGAACTAGTCGTTGGCTTTTTGGCGTCTGAAGGGATTATCAGAAGTGTTACAGAAATTAAAGAGCTGACGATTATAGAAACGACTGGGCGTGCTATTGTAAAAACGCACAAGGTCAACAAACTAAACGAATTGTTCCATTCGAAACGAGTAGTCACATCCTGCTGTGGAAAAAGCCGTCAAAGCTTTTATTTTTATAATGATGCTAGAACCGTTAAACCACTGGATAATGTTGATGCGAAGATTTCTATTGACCAATGCTTTCATTTAATGCGACAAATGCAGGAGTCGTCTGTAATCTTTCAGGATACAGGGGGCGTTCACAATGCTGCCCTTTGTGACACGAATGGCATCATCGTAGATAGAACGGACATAGGACGACACAATGCCCTGGATAAAATTTATGGTCATTGCTTGCAGAATTCAATTTCTCTTTCAGACAAGATTATTGTTTTTAGTGGTCGTATTTCCTCTGAGGTATTGCTAAAAGTAGCCAAAATAGGATGCGGTATTGTTCTATCAAAATCAGCACCAACTGAACTGGCCCTCAGGCTGGCGGAAGAGCTTCAGATTACGACCGTCGGATTTCTTCGCAATCATTCTTTAAATATTTATACAAGACCGGATCGGATTGAAGTTCAGGGGGTACAATCGCTTACTTAA
- a CDS encoding GNAT family N-acetyltransferase, with the protein MEIRKPNDLEYNMILSLSPQALFAGTLGEAKPSDEKVKQLIEPLLQKGSYYLIATEGDNLMGWILIGTNKDQLTEKMCGFIYELFVLEEFRGNGISKQLMETGIEQLKLYGFSEVRLSVYAGNQAIKLYEKLGFKNKIITMSMPI; encoded by the coding sequence ATGGAAATAAGGAAACCAAACGATTTGGAATATAATATGATTTTATCACTTTCACCACAAGCATTATTCGCTGGCACATTAGGCGAGGCAAAACCGTCAGATGAAAAAGTCAAACAACTTATTGAACCATTATTGCAAAAAGGAAGCTATTATTTAATAGCAACAGAAGGCGATAATCTAATGGGTTGGATTCTTATAGGAACAAATAAAGACCAATTGACTGAAAAGATGTGTGGATTTATTTATGAATTGTTTGTGTTAGAAGAATTTAGAGGGAATGGAATTTCAAAACAATTGATGGAGACTGGTATCGAACAGCTTAAACTATATGGATTTTCAGAGGTTCGTTTAAGCGTATATGCAGGAAATCAAGCCATTAAACTGTATGAAAAATTAGGATTCAAAAATAAAATCATTACAATGAGTATGCCCATTTAA
- a CDS encoding DUF2294 domain-containing protein gives MPKNLEHQFSMLVREIRKEYVGNGPKEITTKFIGSWAISEMKGNLTNVEKFMITSEHGEQMVHETRTRFVKEIYKKPEVLIRFENLMGANVVRLFSDINIKEDIAMTVFVFDQPIEGK, from the coding sequence ATGCCAAAGAATCTGGAGCATCAATTTAGTATGCTTGTTCGCGAAATTAGAAAAGAATATGTCGGCAATGGTCCGAAGGAAATCACCACCAAATTTATCGGTTCTTGGGCAATCAGTGAAATGAAAGGGAACCTGACAAATGTGGAGAAGTTTATGATTACTTCCGAACATGGCGAACAGATGGTCCATGAAACGAGAACACGATTTGTAAAGGAAATCTATAAAAAGCCAGAGGTTCTTATACGTTTTGAAAACCTGATGGGGGCAAACGTCGTACGGTTATTTTCTGATATTAATATTAAAGAAGATATTGCCATGACTGTATTTGTTTTTGACCAGCCGATTGAGGGTAAGTAA
- a CDS encoding formate/nitrite transporter family protein encodes MAFHSSQRIAELAVDAGAKKATMNPFHALLLGFLGGAFISFGFLLDIRVIANLPQQWGSFSSLLGGAVFPVGLMLIIIAGGELLTGNMMALPIAVLAKRATLAQLSKNWLLVLISNFIGAIFVAYFFGHIVGLTETGPFLTKTVAIAEAKIDETFMKTLISAIGCNWLVCLGVWLAYGADDIGGKILAIWFPIMAFVAIGFQHVVANMFVIPAAIFAGQVTWVDYLSNFVPVVIGNAIGGGVFVALIYWTVHKDSLQSSSKAKSSMKKAS; translated from the coding sequence ATGGCGTTTCATAGTTCTCAGCGCATCGCGGAATTAGCGGTGGATGCTGGTGCAAAAAAGGCAACGATGAACCCTTTTCATGCACTTTTATTAGGATTTTTAGGGGGAGCATTTATTTCCTTTGGCTTCTTATTAGACATTCGTGTTATTGCAAATTTACCGCAGCAATGGGGTTCCTTTAGCTCACTTTTAGGTGGTGCAGTTTTCCCAGTCGGTCTCATGTTAATCATTATTGCAGGTGGCGAATTGTTAACAGGGAATATGATGGCTCTTCCGATTGCTGTTCTAGCGAAGCGTGCGACACTAGCACAACTAAGTAAGAATTGGCTGCTAGTATTAATTAGTAACTTTATTGGAGCGATTTTTGTTGCGTATTTCTTTGGTCACATCGTTGGGTTAACGGAAACTGGACCATTTTTAACCAAAACCGTCGCGATTGCAGAAGCGAAGATTGACGAAACCTTTATGAAGACCTTAATTTCCGCTATCGGCTGTAACTGGCTCGTTTGTTTAGGCGTTTGGCTTGCCTATGGCGCAGATGATATCGGTGGAAAAATACTTGCAATTTGGTTTCCTATAATGGCGTTTGTCGCAATCGGTTTTCAGCACGTGGTGGCCAACATGTTTGTTATCCCGGCAGCGATTTTTGCTGGGCAGGTCACATGGGTGGATTATCTCTCTAACTTTGTTCCAGTTGTCATTGGAAATGCAATTGGCGGCGGTGTGTTTGTAGCCTTGATCTATTGGACGGTTCACAAGGATTCGCTTCAATCATCGTCTAAAGCAAAATCTAGTATGAAAAAGGCTAGTTAA
- a CDS encoding ribonuclease E inhibitor RraB has product MKFPNDADGEALQSLYKEGVNFKKPQSVEFFVAVPDQATGEKLSQVLKGEGYNCFLEQDDETEEWACSCSKRMVLNYNQIIKIQKELDNLSKPYGCYSDGWGVFVD; this is encoded by the coding sequence ATGAAATTCCCAAATGATGCAGATGGAGAAGCATTGCAAAGTCTATATAAAGAAGGAGTAAATTTTAAGAAACCACAATCTGTCGAATTTTTTGTAGCGGTTCCCGATCAAGCCACCGGTGAAAAATTATCACAAGTACTTAAGGGAGAAGGATACAATTGTTTCTTAGAACAAGACGACGAAACCGAAGAGTGGGCATGTAGTTGTTCTAAAAGAATGGTATTAAATTATAATCAAATAATTAAGATCCAAAAGGAATTAGATAATTTGAGTAAACCATATGGTTGTTATTCCGATGGTTGGGGCGTTTTTGTAGATTAA
- a CDS encoding FAD-binding oxidoreductase, translating to MFHLLENQVGSRLMLPGDNQFEERRKVWNTAVDKKPAAIVVCESEEDVIAAVQFAKENQLSISIRGGGHHVGGFAVCDGGLMIDLSQMRKVIVDESKQVAIVEGGATLGDIDFETQKYGLAVPTGTVSETGVAGLALNGGIGYLRGKYGLTCDNIVGARLVTADGTAVDVDDQNHPDLFWAIRGGGGNFGVVTRFEFALHKVGPEVFALDVMYDFKDAKDILQKSQTFLEKAPDEAVSINITVTVLPPAPFLPEFLHFKKVVMLLGVYAGDVKEGEAILQPLRELAEPIVDQSGVNSFAAYQKKLDPMVPDHVRVYGTSLYFDQLTDETIEQILYKIDNAPAPSILVQLWALGGKMNRVPETATPFAIREAKFVLLVDCMAMAGDDDLCKQWIDSVYGGLLPFSYKKASYLNGIGENEVATKNAFQENYARLLEIKEKYDPLNLFQHNHNIKPIK from the coding sequence ATGTTTCATTTACTAGAAAATCAGGTTGGTAGTCGATTAATGCTGCCAGGTGATAATCAGTTTGAGGAAAGAAGAAAAGTATGGAATACGGCCGTTGATAAAAAGCCTGCAGCCATAGTAGTTTGTGAATCAGAAGAAGATGTGATTGCGGCGGTACAGTTCGCAAAGGAAAATCAGCTTTCAATATCTATTCGCGGCGGGGGACACCATGTAGGCGGCTTTGCCGTTTGTGATGGTGGTTTGATGATTGACTTATCACAAATGAGAAAAGTAATCGTAGATGAATCCAAACAAGTCGCGATTGTAGAAGGTGGAGCGACACTTGGAGATATCGACTTTGAAACACAAAAATATGGATTAGCAGTGCCAACTGGGACGGTCTCAGAAACAGGGGTAGCGGGACTCGCTCTAAATGGCGGAATTGGCTATTTAAGAGGAAAGTATGGCTTAACATGTGACAACATCGTAGGTGCAAGGCTCGTTACAGCAGATGGAACGGCCGTTGATGTCGATGACCAAAACCACCCTGATCTTTTTTGGGCCATCCGTGGAGGCGGCGGCAATTTTGGTGTCGTGACCAGGTTTGAATTTGCATTACATAAAGTTGGACCAGAAGTGTTTGCACTTGACGTTATGTACGATTTTAAAGATGCAAAGGACATTTTACAAAAGTCGCAAACATTCTTGGAAAAAGCGCCTGATGAGGCAGTATCTATTAATATTACTGTAACCGTATTACCACCTGCTCCATTTTTACCTGAATTCTTGCATTTTAAAAAGGTAGTTATGCTTTTAGGCGTATACGCAGGTGATGTCAAAGAAGGAGAAGCCATCCTTCAGCCGCTGCGGGAATTAGCGGAACCAATTGTTGATCAATCAGGAGTGAATTCATTCGCAGCATACCAAAAGAAACTTGATCCGATGGTCCCTGATCATGTTCGCGTCTATGGTACATCATTGTATTTTGATCAGTTAACGGATGAAACTATTGAACAGATTCTTTATAAAATAGACAATGCGCCTGCCCCAAGTATCCTTGTTCAGCTTTGGGCACTGGGTGGAAAGATGAATCGAGTTCCTGAAACGGCCACACCATTTGCCATTAGGGAAGCGAAATTTGTCCTATTGGTGGATTGCATGGCTATGGCTGGGGATGATGATTTATGCAAACAATGGATCGACTCGGTATACGGAGGATTGCTACCATTCTCTTATAAGAAGGCATCCTATCTCAATGGAATCGGAGAGAATGAAGTGGCAACAAAAAATGCTTTCCAAGAAAACTATGCTAGGTTACTTGAGATAAAGGAAAAGTACGATCCGTTAAATCTTTTCCAACACAACCATAATATAAAACCAATAAAATAG
- a CDS encoding RyR domain-containing protein produces MKYYPTPIDTSKIELSSEIQELTEVLAENTHDLWAQQRIKEGWRYGTNRDDIQKTHPGLRPYNQLTETEKEYDRITAMNTLKAMMALGYKIEKKEN; encoded by the coding sequence ATGAAATATTACCCTACGCCAATTGATACATCGAAAATAGAATTAAGTTCTGAAATTCAGGAACTTACTGAGGTACTTGCTGAAAATACACATGATTTATGGGCACAGCAAAGAATCAAAGAAGGCTGGAGATATGGGACTAATAGAGATGATATTCAAAAGACACATCCAGGGTTAAGGCCATATAACCAATTAACAGAAACTGAAAAAGAATATGATCGAATTACGGCAATGAATACGTTAAAAGCTATGATGGCATTAGGATACAAAATAGAAAAGAAAGAGAATTAA
- a CDS encoding DUF1641 domain-containing protein, which yields MAQPIKVIQKIELTEEQKKMQSLENLLSGVAENKDSLLETLSLIQELHDSGILDAFGSLLKAKEKAAKIAVGQLTREPVTNMINNAMAAGGMLTELDPETTGKLAKSLTNGLKKAEQGLIEDSKIGIFDLMKALKDPDINRVLGFGFNLLKGMGEGLKE from the coding sequence ATGGCACAACCGATTAAAGTCATTCAAAAAATAGAACTGACAGAAGAACAAAAGAAAATGCAATCCCTGGAGAATCTTCTCTCCGGGGTTGCGGAAAATAAGGACTCGTTACTTGAAACATTGAGTCTGATTCAAGAATTACACGATAGTGGAATCTTAGATGCTTTTGGAAGTCTTTTAAAAGCGAAAGAAAAAGCAGCAAAAATTGCTGTCGGCCAGCTTACACGCGAGCCTGTCACGAACATGATCAATAATGCCATGGCAGCAGGCGGTATGTTAACTGAGCTAGACCCGGAGACAACGGGTAAGCTTGCGAAAAGTCTGACCAATGGATTGAAAAAGGCGGAGCAGGGCTTAATCGAGGATTCCAAGATTGGGATCTTTGATTTAATGAAGGCCTTAAAGGATCCTGATATTAATCGTGTCTTAGGCTTTGGATTTAACCTGTTAAAAGGTATGGGTGAAGGCTTAAAAGAGTAG
- a CDS encoding NAD-binding protein: MKRNKKLLFAFSCLTILGIIPCYFPISNSYLNELVTLVFLLAGIIGMGNILLGLLKPSLKNKSQILLFFMSIICGFIGYTLALEPKNYLNNLYYTAKLFTISVEPIGSAKNQIGYQYSLWIELARWSAVLFITSAVLSKLYNVTSDSFGRIKIVIYRKLLNKRHVVISGMNEASVLLAKDLRRKEELVVIITSQGDHPQIPSLRENGVTFVFGEALETYVLKKANVLESSHLILMDHNEAKNIDVFMKVKSLIKQENKIKKHKVNVFLHIKDETFHSIFEEIENEIIELDVLRQSLDFHLFNLNKLKAKILFEDHPLYESGKINIRSKNEIDVAHLLIVGFGNTGQQVLLQAARLGHFINRQKLHVTIVDKNADARKSSFLRRNKFIEKVCKINFITMDIDSEEFKKEMFEVNGKEITYIVICLESDHLDFISSMFLHEEYKDIPILLEVRDDIKLANWIHINSKKFQNLYCFGDLREIVSKEVIIDEKLDNLAKAINDFYRQENSNGYEWDQLTTFLKDSNRSQADHIHTKLQTLGLEMKEKGQVLEDDIVLNETKYLQMCRPYLEDLAIAEHNRWCAFHYLKGWNTKMTDLSVENHRDEHNKLHAGLVEWERLVELSSADKDYQDNNRDTIRNIYKILDFNDYVICEKN; encoded by the coding sequence ATGAAACGTAATAAAAAATTATTATTTGCATTTAGTTGTTTAACCATATTAGGAATAATCCCTTGCTACTTTCCAATATCTAACAGTTACTTAAATGAGCTAGTTACACTTGTTTTTTTACTTGCTGGAATAATTGGAATGGGAAACATCTTACTAGGTTTATTAAAGCCTTCATTGAAAAATAAGTCGCAAATTCTGTTATTTTTTATGTCGATCATTTGCGGTTTTATAGGATATACGTTAGCTCTAGAACCGAAAAACTACTTAAATAATCTCTATTATACTGCTAAGCTATTTACCATTAGTGTAGAACCAATCGGTTCAGCTAAGAATCAAATAGGCTATCAATATTCACTTTGGATTGAGTTAGCAAGATGGTCCGCCGTTTTATTTATTACCTCAGCAGTGCTTTCTAAATTGTATAATGTTACCTCAGATTCATTCGGGCGAATAAAGATTGTCATCTATAGAAAGCTATTAAATAAACGACATGTAGTCATTAGTGGTATGAATGAAGCTTCCGTGTTATTAGCGAAGGATTTGAGACGTAAAGAGGAATTAGTGGTGATTATTACGAGTCAAGGAGATCATCCCCAAATCCCTTCTCTCCGCGAAAATGGTGTCACTTTTGTATTTGGTGAAGCGCTAGAAACTTATGTATTAAAAAAGGCGAATGTGTTGGAATCGTCCCACCTAATACTTATGGATCACAATGAAGCAAAGAACATTGATGTTTTTATGAAGGTAAAGTCACTTATTAAACAGGAAAATAAAATTAAGAAACATAAGGTAAACGTTTTTTTACATATTAAAGATGAAACATTTCATTCCATATTTGAAGAAATTGAGAACGAGATTATTGAGCTGGACGTACTTAGGCAGAGCTTGGATTTTCATTTGTTTAATCTTAACAAGCTTAAAGCAAAAATTTTATTTGAAGACCATCCTCTATATGAAAGCGGTAAAATAAATATTAGAAGCAAGAATGAAATTGATGTTGCCCATCTATTAATAGTCGGGTTTGGGAATACAGGGCAACAAGTTCTTTTACAGGCTGCAAGGTTAGGCCATTTCATCAATCGACAAAAACTCCATGTTACCATTGTAGACAAGAATGCAGATGCAAGGAAAAGTTCATTTCTTCGTCGGAATAAATTCATAGAAAAAGTATGCAAAATCAACTTTATTACAATGGATATTGATAGTGAAGAATTTAAAAAAGAAATGTTTGAAGTGAATGGGAAAGAGATTACGTATATCGTTATCTGTTTAGAATCTGACCACTTAGATTTCATCAGTAGTATGTTCCTACATGAAGAATATAAGGACATTCCAATTTTACTGGAGGTAAGAGATGATATTAAACTGGCAAATTGGATTCATATCAACTCTAAAAAATTTCAAAACCTCTATTGTTTCGGTGATTTACGAGAGATTGTCAGTAAAGAAGTTATTATTGATGAAAAACTTGATAATCTAGCAAAGGCAATCAATGACTTCTATCGTCAGGAAAATAGTAACGGGTATGAATGGGATCAGTTAACCACATTTCTGAAAGATTCCAACCGTTCACAGGCCGATCATATTCATACGAAACTTCAAACACTCGGACTTGAAATGAAAGAAAAGGGTCAAGTTTTAGAGGATGATATCGTTTTAAATGAAACGAAATATCTCCAAATGTGTCGTCCTTATTTAGAAGATTTGGCAATTGCTGAACATAATCGTTGGTGTGCGTTCCATTATCTTAAGGGGTGGAACACGAAAATGACCGATTTATCGGTTGAAAACCATCGTGATGAACACAATAAATTACATGCTGGACTTGTTGAGTGGGAAAGACTTGTTGAGTTGTCTAGTGCAGACAAAGATTACCAGGATAATAACAGGGACACAATAAGAAATATTTATAAAATATTAGATTTTAATGACTATGTTATTTGTGAAAAAAATTAG
- a CDS encoding tetratricopeptide repeat protein, whose protein sequence is MNNENEIRLFISSTFQDLQRERDYLSKNTFPELRRICLERGLTLVDVDLRWGIPEEEAENGQVIRICFEEIDKCRPYFIGIIGDRYGWIPTDADVKKDPLLLEKYSEYIKEYVNEEMSITEMEFMYALQKAQKSEASFYIKEMNDTNLASSKLEQLINKIKVSGYPYKAGITNVQELSNAVIDHFVRMLDREYPNLNQVVSAVEQERRLHNVFAHTRRIIYIDNESYYRELDNFLQSKSSKLLITGESGTGKSALIANWAHRLGNHSNNLFVFTHYVGAVSSGYWATDIMKRIFVELKQRYNIHESIPDTLEELKSKLSTWLLYSKGEQIILMIDAVNQLESNEKGLSWLPDRLPAHVKLVVSTIPDNSKGSYDEWEKLNLHPLTDIEKENLITSYLNMYGKKLTTKQLNKIIKDEKCSIPIFLKTVLDELRIFGNFEKINERIDHYLSVSSTDELFQIVLERLENDYGKEIIQSLMMYIFTSRRGLSENEIISIDNGKHLTRLNLSRILLVLDYHFMNKDGVLDFFHDYFRKAVENRYVNQTSDRSFYHKVLASYFRNEKMSQRVLEELPYHYLKSEDYEGLKKCLTDKEFISHIQANKEYEILQYWSILSKMYDPVESYIASIESNDDPDTLHLQQINRITSLFIKMGKYNEAVSLNQPFLHQFESLFVVEDPLTSELSKNLLYALMMTLQLDQAVEFAEKIFSLTFEKLGKNTIQTARASFQLSDVLSQSGNYKRSEEKVKLAIEIQEELYDYPTPELAAAKYLHGRELMYYGLYNEASQNLIDAYTMQRKLFGEEHPETAITKDSLAQTNIWLGEYQEAEKLVLEAIHTFKTVLGENHHRTAKSIGTLAKLRLQEEKFNEAYDLINQTLDNYTTTLGRKHPYTAFILNYVAETLYKMGELEQAELLLIEANQSLLRQEKTEIAYQIHIVKNLAIVYAKTNRFEEAVDLLLQAITQCKATLPSHEDFISACEYELAKIQFIMDQSLERKEQLDHAFSRRQSLLGPSHPEFQKIKKDFTNIFNLVS, encoded by the coding sequence GTGAATAATGAGAATGAAATTAGGCTATTTATCTCTTCCACCTTTCAAGATTTACAAAGAGAACGGGACTATTTGAGTAAAAATACATTTCCTGAACTTCGTAGAATCTGTTTGGAAAGAGGGCTTACTTTAGTTGACGTAGACCTGCGTTGGGGTATCCCTGAGGAAGAAGCAGAGAACGGCCAAGTCATCCGTATCTGCTTTGAAGAAATTGACAAATGCAGACCTTATTTTATAGGTATAATAGGCGACCGTTATGGATGGATCCCAACAGATGCAGATGTAAAGAAAGATCCATTATTGTTAGAAAAGTATTCTGAATACATAAAAGAATATGTTAATGAAGAAATGTCCATTACTGAGATGGAATTTATGTATGCACTTCAAAAGGCACAGAAGAGCGAAGCATCCTTCTATATCAAAGAGATGAACGATACTAATCTTGCGAGTTCCAAGCTGGAACAGCTGATTAATAAAATCAAAGTGTCAGGCTACCCGTATAAAGCTGGAATTACAAATGTTCAAGAACTAAGTAATGCAGTGATCGATCATTTTGTCAGAATGCTTGATCGAGAATATCCAAATCTCAATCAAGTCGTTTCCGCTGTAGAGCAAGAGAGACGACTTCATAATGTTTTTGCTCATACAAGAAGAATCATCTACATTGACAATGAATCATACTATCGTGAGCTTGATAATTTTTTACAATCTAAATCCTCTAAGCTTCTAATTACAGGTGAATCAGGCACGGGAAAAAGTGCGTTAATTGCCAATTGGGCCCATCGCTTAGGCAATCACTCTAATAATCTATTTGTTTTTACCCATTATGTTGGAGCTGTTTCATCTGGATATTGGGCAACGGATATTATGAAGCGTATCTTCGTAGAGTTGAAACAACGTTACAATATTCACGAATCGATTCCTGATACTTTAGAAGAGTTAAAGAGTAAATTATCTACTTGGCTATTGTATTCCAAGGGTGAGCAAATTATTTTAATGATTGATGCTGTTAATCAATTGGAATCGAATGAAAAAGGATTAAGTTGGTTACCTGATCGATTACCGGCGCATGTCAAGCTAGTTGTTAGTACCATTCCTGATAATAGCAAAGGCTCCTATGACGAGTGGGAGAAGTTGAATTTGCATCCATTAACAGACATTGAAAAAGAAAACTTAATCACCTCTTATTTAAATATGTATGGAAAAAAACTCACTACTAAACAGCTTAATAAAATTATTAAGGATGAAAAGTGTTCCATCCCAATTTTCCTTAAAACCGTACTAGATGAACTAAGAATCTTTGGAAACTTTGAAAAGATTAACGAAAGAATTGACCATTACTTAAGCGTAAGTTCTACAGATGAACTTTTTCAGATTGTATTGGAACGATTAGAAAATGATTATGGAAAAGAAATCATCCAGTCATTGATGATGTATATTTTCACATCTCGCAGGGGTCTATCTGAAAATGAAATAATCTCAATTGATAACGGAAAACACTTAACCCGTTTGAACCTGTCTAGAATTTTATTAGTATTAGACTATCACTTTATGAATAAAGATGGTGTATTGGATTTCTTTCATGATTATTTTAGAAAAGCTGTGGAAAATAGATATGTTAATCAAACATCGGATCGCTCTTTCTATCATAAAGTCCTAGCTTCCTATTTTAGAAACGAAAAGATGAGCCAAAGAGTACTAGAGGAATTACCATACCACTATTTAAAATCAGAAGATTACGAGGGACTGAAAAAGTGCCTGACGGATAAGGAGTTTATCAGTCATATTCAAGCTAATAAGGAATATGAAATATTACAATATTGGTCAATCCTTTCCAAAATGTATGATCCTGTAGAAAGCTATATTGCAAGTATAGAATCGAATGATGACCCAGACACTCTACACCTACAGCAAATAAATAGAATTACATCTTTATTTATTAAAATGGGGAAATACAATGAAGCTGTATCATTAAATCAGCCATTTCTTCACCAATTTGAGTCCCTATTTGTTGTAGAGGATCCACTTACTAGTGAATTAAGCAAAAACTTATTATATGCACTAATGATGACCCTCCAGCTTGATCAAGCAGTTGAGTTTGCAGAGAAGATTTTTTCCTTAACGTTCGAAAAACTCGGAAAAAATACGATTCAAACAGCTAGAGCATCTTTTCAACTCTCAGATGTTCTAAGCCAGAGTGGAAATTACAAAAGAAGTGAAGAAAAAGTCAAGCTGGCCATTGAAATCCAAGAGGAACTATATGATTATCCTACCCCAGAGCTAGCAGCTGCTAAATATTTACATGGCCGTGAATTAATGTATTACGGATTGTATAATGAGGCATCTCAAAACTTAATTGATGCCTATACTATGCAGCGTAAGCTATTTGGGGAGGAACACCCTGAAACAGCCATCACCAAAGATAGCTTAGCACAGACCAATATTTGGTTAGGCGAATATCAAGAGGCGGAAAAACTGGTTTTGGAAGCGATCCATACATTTAAGACGGTTCTAGGCGAAAATCATCACCGGACCGCTAAAAGTATTGGAACATTAGCTAAACTTAGATTACAGGAAGAAAAGTTTAATGAAGCCTATGACCTGATTAATCAGACATTAGATAATTACACAACGACTCTCGGAAGAAAGCATCCTTATACGGCTTTTATTCTGAACTATGTTGCAGAAACACTTTATAAAATGGGTGAACTTGAGCAGGCAGAGCTTTTATTAATCGAAGCTAACCAAAGTTTATTAAGACAAGAGAAAACTGAAATTGCTTATCAAATTCATATAGTAAAGAATTTAGCAATTGTCTATGCAAAAACAAACCGTTTTGAAGAGGCAGTAGATCTATTACTTCAAGCGATTACTCAATGTAAAGCTACCCTTCCCTCCCATGAGGATTTTATATCAGCATGTGAATATGAATTGGCAAAAATTCAGTTTATTATGGATCAATCTTTAGAGAGAAAAGAACAGCTGGATCATGCATTTAGTCGCAGGCAATCACTATTAGGGCCTTCTCATCCAGAATTTCAAAAAATAAAAAAAGATTTTACTAATATTTTCAACTTAGTCTCTTAG